In Chryseobacterium sp. C-71, the genomic window GATAATCAGCTTGTTTCTCATGTTATTTTTTCCAGAAATGTTTTAAGATGATACGCTCCTGCACAGCATACCCCATTTTTTGATAAAAATTACACGCACCCACATTTTGTTCCTGTGTTGGAATATCCATTGTGCCTATTCCATTTTCTATACAGTAATTTTCAGCTCTCTGTAGCAAACATGTGCCGATTCCTTTTCCCTGCAGCAAAGGGTGTGTTGCGATGAGACCTATCTTTGCTGTTTTTCCACTTTTCTGAACCGTTACAAAACCTGTTGCTCCCAAATTCTCATCCATTGTGAAAAAAGTTTTAACCGCAAATGTTTTATTGAGGCTGTTAATCACCCAAAGGTTATATAGTTCTTTAAATTTCGTTTCACCAAAGCCCGGATCAAGCAAAAATCTGCTGTATTTTCCACTTTCATAGGCGAGCTGAAAAAAATATTTATCTTCCTTCGGGAAACAATCAGTGTCAAAAATTTCATGAGAAATTTCGTGGGCTATTTCATTTAAATATTTTGAGAAAATAACTTTAGTCTCCTTGAATGTTTCCTCAAAACCTTGTGTTTCGATGTGTAAATCCTGATGTTGTTTAGTTACAATTAAATCATAATGATTGCTTTGGAACTCAGGATTTTCCAACTCATCACCATTTGTGATATGTAATTCTGCAATATTTTTAGAAAAAAAATTGCTGTCCCATTTTAGTTTAGTTAGATTATTCTTCATCAATAATATAGACAGGTCTGTTTTTAGTCTGATTAAATGTTTTCCCAAGATAAATGCCTATAACCCCAAGACACATGAAGGTTACTCCAAACAAAAACCATATAGACAAAATAAGTGAGCTATAGCCGGGTTCTTTTATTTGCCCCAGAAAAGTTTTTATTAATACCCATAAACCTCCAACAAAAGAAGATAGAGAAATTATTGCCCCGAAACCGATAAATAACTTTAATGGTTTGTCTGAAAAGGAAACAATTACATTAAAAGCCAGAGATATAAGCTTTCCTAAGGAATAAGACGATTCTCCTTCATCTCTTTCCTGATGCTCCACAGCAACTGTGGTTGCTCTATAGCCCACCCAATTGATAAAAAGCGGAAAAAATTTTATGTAATCGCCAACTTGTAGCACATTATTTATGACCTTTCGATTATAAATTCCAAAATTAGCAACCTCGTTGTTAATTTTAATTCCGGCTAAATAATTGAAAACTTTATAAAATGTTTTTGAACTTAGTTTTTTTAATCGGCCATCTTTTCTTTCAACTCTGCTAGCCTGAACGATATCATATCCTTCAAGTGTTTTAGTATACAGTTTTTCAATTTCTTTGGGCTGATCTTGGAGGTCACAGTCCATGACAACTATCCAATCTCCTTTACTTTTAGCCAAACCTGCCATGATTGTTGCGTGCTGTCCAAAATTCCTGCTTAATCTGTATATTTTTAGATTGTTATGGCTTTTGGCTAAAGATCTCATCATTTCCCAAGAATGATCAGGGCTTCTGTCATCAACTAAAATAATTTCATAATCCTGATGCATCTTTTTCATAACAGCCTCTATCTCTTCTACCAGATTGGGAAGAATTTTTTCAGCTCTATATACAGGACTTACAATACTAATCATTGGAGTTTAATTTTTAATAATTGAAAAATATTAAAGAGATGCCTTTTCACAAAAGAAATTGTCTTTTTTTGGACTTTCTGAATATCATCTTCCAGAAGTATAAGGATGCTGAGTTCCAGCCTGGGACTGTCGCATTGTGCTATTTCGATTTTTCATCAGTGACATATTGAGTTTTTATTTTTTTTCAGGGACTTTTTGAAGATCCAAATTTACACATTCAGAAAGGTTAATCCAACTTCTTTTACTTGGTTTCGCAATTCAGTTAGTTTTTTTTCATCTTTCACAATCTTACGGTATTTTTCCTGAAGTATCTTGTATCGGCTCCGGTTTCCTGTAAACATATTTTTTAGCATGCTTTGTCGCAGAGACTTTTTCTCAAGAAGTATGGCATTTGGAAGATTGGGGTTCATCATTTTGGTTTCTATACCAAGATCTGGATATTTTGCAGGATCTACTTTGCTTAATATTTGTTTACCATCATGTACAACCCTGCTTTCTGGCACCAGCAATACTTTTTTCTTATGGAAATGTACTCGGTTGGCATACTCTACATCTTCACCGTAATGGAAAAAATAAGGGTTGAATCCGCCAATGGTTTCTATGGTATTTCTTGGCAAAAGCCAATGTGCTGCATTGATGAAGCTTAATTCGTAATATGGCTTCATATTTTGAAAATAAAGATCAGAAATCAAGCGGGTCTTCTCAAAGTTAGTGGCGATATATT contains:
- a CDS encoding N-acetyltransferase encodes the protein MKNNLTKLKWDSNFFSKNIAELHITNGDELENPEFQSNHYDLIVTKQHQDLHIETQGFEETFKETKVIFSKYLNEIAHEISHEIFDTDCFPKEDKYFFQLAYESGKYSRFLLDPGFGETKFKELYNLWVINSLNKTFAVKTFFTMDENLGATGFVTVQKSGKTAKIGLIATHPLLQGKGIGTCLLQRAENYCIENGIGTMDIPTQEQNVGACNFYQKMGYAVQERIILKHFWKK
- a CDS encoding glycosyltransferase family 2 protein; protein product: MISIVSPVYRAEKILPNLVEEIEAVMKKMHQDYEIILVDDRSPDHSWEMMRSLAKSHNNLKIYRLSRNFGQHATIMAGLAKSKGDWIVVMDCDLQDQPKEIEKLYTKTLEGYDIVQASRVERKDGRLKKLSSKTFYKVFNYLAGIKINNEVANFGIYNRKVINNVLQVGDYIKFFPLFINWVGYRATTVAVEHQERDEGESSYSLGKLISLAFNVIVSFSDKPLKLFIGFGAIISLSSFVGGLWVLIKTFLGQIKEPGYSSLILSIWFLFGVTFMCLGVIGIYLGKTFNQTKNRPVYIIDEE
- a CDS encoding glycosyltransferase family 2 protein yields the protein MPKITVIIVTYNAMKWAERCFNSLRQSSVPLDCIVIDNGSTDGSQEFIKNRFPEVDFIQSTENLGFGRANNIGIEKAYKNGADFFYLMNQDAWLYEDSIQKLLEVFENHSKQEEIGILSPMHLDGSEKLLDIFLDKYIATNFEKTRLISDLYFQNMKPYYELSFINAAHWLLPRNTIETIGGFNPYFFHYGEDVEYANRVHFHKKKVLLVPESRVVHDGKQILSKVDPAKYPDLGIETKMMNPNLPNAILLEKKSLRQSMLKNMFTGNRSRYKILQEKYRKIVKDEKKLTELRNQVKEVGLTFLNV